Proteins encoded in a region of the Methylosinus trichosporium OB3b genome:
- a CDS encoding methanol/ethanol family PQQ-dependent dehydrogenase: MRKLLNSVSLVSVLLAAPFALSAPARAEDKLEALTKSEDNWVMQGKNYSANHYSALTQINTDNVKNLKVSWSFSTGLLSGHEGSPIVVDGKMYIHTSFPNNTFALNLDDPTRILWQDKPKQNAAARAVACCDIVNRGLAYWPTDGFTPSLIIKTLLDGNVVALNAETGALVWKIENSDYKVGSTLTVAPHVYKNIVLIGSSGAELGVRGYMTAYDVRTGEQKWRAYATGPDSDVLIGDDFNKANPHYGQKGLGTATWEGDAWKIGGGTNWGWFAYDPDTNLVYYGSGNPAPWNETMRPGDNKWTMTIWGRDLETGEAKFGYQKTPHDEWDYAGINFMMLSEQKDKEGKLRKLLTHPDRNGIVYTLDRTDGTLVSADKIDDTVNVFKKVDLKSGLPVRDPEYGTRMDHLAKDVCPSAMGYHNQGLDSYDPTKELFFLGVNHICMDWEPFMLPYRAGQFFVGATLNMFPGPKGDRQKGEGLGQIKAYNAITGKFKWEKMERFAVWGGTAATAGNVVFYGTLDGFIKARNSDTGDLLWKFKLPSGVIGHPIVYQHKGVEYVAILYGVGGWPGVGLVFDLQDPTAGLGAVGAFKQLANYTQMGGGVMVFSLNGNGPYDDVNLGEYKAN, from the coding sequence ATGAGGAAGCTGCTGAATTCCGTATCCCTCGTGAGCGTCCTGCTCGCGGCGCCGTTCGCGCTCTCCGCCCCGGCGCGCGCGGAGGACAAGCTCGAGGCTCTGACGAAGAGCGAAGACAATTGGGTGATGCAGGGAAAGAACTACAGCGCCAATCATTATAGCGCGCTGACCCAGATCAACACCGACAATGTCAAGAATCTGAAGGTGTCGTGGTCGTTCTCGACCGGCCTGCTCAGCGGCCACGAAGGCTCGCCGATCGTCGTCGACGGCAAGATGTATATCCACACCTCCTTCCCCAATAACACTTTCGCGCTCAATCTCGACGATCCGACGCGCATCCTCTGGCAGGACAAGCCGAAGCAGAACGCCGCGGCCCGCGCCGTCGCCTGCTGCGACATCGTCAATCGCGGCCTCGCCTATTGGCCGACCGACGGCTTCACGCCCTCCCTCATCATCAAGACGCTGCTCGACGGCAATGTCGTCGCGCTCAACGCCGAGACCGGCGCGCTGGTGTGGAAGATCGAGAACTCCGATTATAAGGTCGGCTCGACGCTCACCGTCGCCCCGCATGTCTATAAGAACATCGTGCTCATCGGCTCCTCGGGCGCCGAGCTCGGCGTGCGCGGCTACATGACCGCCTATGACGTGCGCACCGGCGAGCAGAAGTGGCGCGCCTATGCGACCGGCCCGGACTCCGACGTGCTGATCGGCGACGACTTCAACAAGGCCAATCCGCATTATGGCCAGAAGGGCCTCGGCACCGCGACCTGGGAAGGCGACGCCTGGAAGATCGGCGGCGGCACCAATTGGGGCTGGTTCGCTTATGATCCGGACACCAATCTCGTCTATTACGGCAGCGGCAATCCGGCGCCGTGGAACGAGACGATGCGCCCGGGCGACAACAAATGGACGATGACCATTTGGGGCCGCGATCTCGAGACCGGCGAAGCCAAGTTCGGCTATCAGAAGACGCCGCACGACGAGTGGGACTACGCCGGCATCAACTTCATGATGCTCAGCGAGCAGAAGGACAAGGAAGGCAAGCTGCGCAAGCTGCTGACCCATCCGGACCGCAACGGCATCGTCTACACGCTCGACCGCACCGACGGCACGCTGGTCTCCGCCGACAAGATCGACGACACGGTCAATGTGTTCAAGAAGGTCGATCTGAAATCGGGCCTGCCGGTTCGCGATCCGGAATATGGCACGCGCATGGATCATTTGGCCAAGGACGTGTGCCCCTCGGCCATGGGCTATCACAACCAGGGCCTCGACTCCTATGATCCGACCAAGGAGCTGTTCTTCCTCGGCGTGAACCACATCTGCATGGATTGGGAGCCCTTCATGCTTCCCTATCGCGCGGGTCAGTTCTTCGTCGGCGCGACGCTCAACATGTTTCCGGGTCCGAAGGGCGATCGGCAGAAGGGCGAGGGTCTCGGCCAGATCAAGGCCTACAACGCCATCACCGGCAAGTTCAAATGGGAGAAGATGGAGCGCTTCGCCGTTTGGGGCGGCACTGCGGCGACCGCGGGCAATGTCGTGTTCTACGGCACGCTCGACGGCTTCATCAAGGCGCGCAACAGCGACACCGGCGATCTGCTGTGGAAGTTCAAGCTGCCGTCCGGCGTCATCGGCCATCCGATCGTCTATCAGCACAAGGGCGTCGAATATGTCGCGATCCTGTACGGCGTCGGCGGCTGGCCGGGAGTGGGCCTCGTGTTCGACCTTCAGGACCCGACCGCTGGCCTCGGCGCGGTGGGCGCCTTCAAGCAGCTCGCCAATTACACGCAGATGGGCGGCGGCGTGATGGTGTTCTCGCTGAACGGCAATGGCCCCTATGACGACGTGAACCTCGGCGAGTACAAGGCGAACTGA
- a CDS encoding methanol dehydrogenase [cytochrome c] subunit → MKFEHRTVALALAAALCSAPFGAALAYDGTKCKAAGNCWEPKPGFPDKIAGSKYDPKHDPKELAKQQTSIQGMEARNQKRIAYFKKSGKWIYEVDKIPAE, encoded by the coding sequence ATGAAGTTTGAGCATCGGACAGTCGCGCTCGCTCTCGCGGCGGCGCTGTGCTCGGCTCCGTTCGGAGCGGCGCTCGCCTATGACGGCACCAAATGCAAGGCCGCCGGCAATTGCTGGGAGCCCAAGCCCGGCTTCCCCGATAAGATCGCGGGCTCGAAATACGATCCCAAGCATGACCCCAAGGAACTCGCCAAGCAGCAGACCTCCATCCAGGGCATGGAAGCGCGCAATCAGAAGCGCATCGCTTATTTCAAGAAGAGCGGCAAATGGATCTACGAGGTCGACAAGATCCCGGCCGAATAA
- the moxJ gene encoding methanol oxidation system protein MoxJ — MTRNICSIATLCLPTLLWSATAGAASLGVQNAEPAPSASTSLAPPSDPNALRICASKNQPPLSMADETGLENKIAVVVAETMKRKPQFVWTDRPAIYVVRDLLDKKLCDVVIGLDTGDPRVASSKPYYRAGYVFVTRADRGLDIKSWNDARLKSLGHLAVAFGSPGEVLMKDMGLYENNMNYLYSLVNFRSARNQYTQIDPSRMVQEVATGSADIAVAFAPDVARYVKSSTTALRVESIADDAAKSNGEKVPQQFDQSVGVRRDDTALLAQIDAALTTAKPKIDAILEAEGVPLLSLAH, encoded by the coding sequence ATGACTCGTAACATCTGCTCGATCGCGACGCTCTGCCTGCCGACGCTGCTGTGGAGCGCGACCGCCGGGGCCGCGTCTCTCGGCGTTCAGAATGCGGAGCCCGCCCCGTCTGCGTCGACCTCCCTCGCGCCGCCATCCGATCCGAACGCGCTGCGGATTTGCGCATCGAAGAATCAGCCGCCGCTGTCCATGGCCGACGAAACCGGCCTCGAGAACAAGATCGCGGTCGTGGTCGCCGAAACGATGAAGCGCAAGCCGCAATTCGTCTGGACCGACCGGCCGGCCATCTATGTCGTGCGCGACCTTCTCGACAAGAAGCTCTGCGACGTCGTCATCGGCCTCGACACCGGCGATCCGCGCGTCGCCAGCTCCAAGCCCTATTATCGCGCCGGCTATGTGTTCGTGACGCGCGCGGATCGGGGACTCGACATCAAGTCCTGGAACGACGCGCGGCTGAAGAGCCTCGGCCATCTGGCTGTCGCCTTCGGCTCGCCCGGCGAGGTCCTGATGAAGGACATGGGCCTCTACGAGAACAATATGAATTACCTCTATTCGCTCGTGAACTTCCGTTCGGCGCGCAATCAGTACACGCAGATCGATCCGAGCCGCATGGTGCAGGAGGTGGCGACCGGCTCGGCCGATATCGCCGTGGCCTTCGCGCCCGACGTCGCGCGCTACGTCAAATCGTCGACGACCGCTCTGCGCGTCGAATCGATCGCGGACGATGCGGCCAAGAGCAATGGAGAGAAAGTTCCGCAGCAATTCGATCAGTCGGTCGGCGTGCGCCGCGACGACACGGCGCTGCTCGCGCAGATCGACGCTGCGTTGACGACCGCAAAGCCGAAGATCGACGCGATTCTCGAAGCGGAAGGCGTTCCGCTTCTCTCGCTCGCTCATTGA
- a CDS encoding AAA family ATPase — MTIDGSLAQWRERAHRFEQEIEKAVIGQRRAIRLITISIFTRGHVLLEGDVGVGKTTLLRAVSRALGGEFVRVEGTVDMMPTDLLYHTYLADDGRPRVEPGALLRQADRLSVFFFNEINRARPQVHSLLLRLMAERSVSAFDREYAFPHLQVFADRNMIEREETFELPAAARDRFLMEIAVAAPRDEETRRQLLFDPRFHDPDALVRRVEPGSFDYRAVVDVARAIQEQVTASEALQRYVLRLWTALLDPAGASVSLPDLDVAHLVKGGASPRGLAFLVAAARVRAFLEGRDYLVPEDIREIFIEVMAHRIFVDPIYAMRGDEPVKRLCRAVFDATPTP, encoded by the coding sequence ATGACAATCGACGGATCGCTCGCTCAATGGCGGGAACGCGCCCATCGATTCGAGCAGGAGATCGAGAAGGCCGTCATCGGCCAGCGACGCGCGATCCGGCTCATCACAATATCGATCTTCACCCGCGGCCATGTGCTGCTCGAGGGCGATGTCGGCGTCGGCAAGACCACATTGCTGCGCGCCGTGTCGCGCGCGCTCGGCGGCGAATTCGTCCGTGTCGAAGGCACGGTCGACATGATGCCGACCGATCTGCTCTATCACACTTATCTCGCCGACGACGGCCGCCCGCGCGTCGAGCCGGGAGCCTTGCTGCGCCAGGCCGATCGCCTCTCGGTGTTCTTCTTCAACGAGATCAACCGCGCCCGTCCGCAAGTGCATTCGCTGCTGCTGCGGCTGATGGCCGAGCGAAGCGTCTCCGCCTTCGATCGCGAATATGCTTTTCCACATCTCCAGGTCTTCGCCGACCGCAATATGATCGAGCGGGAGGAGACCTTCGAGCTGCCGGCCGCGGCGCGCGACCGCTTTCTCATGGAGATCGCCGTCGCCGCGCCGCGCGACGAGGAAACGCGGCGGCAATTATTGTTCGACCCGCGCTTTCACGATCCCGACGCGCTGGTGCGGCGCGTCGAGCCCGGCTCGTTCGACTATCGCGCCGTCGTCGATGTCGCGCGCGCGATTCAAGAACAAGTGACGGCGAGCGAGGCGCTGCAACGCTATGTCCTGCGCCTCTGGACCGCTCTGCTCGATCCCGCCGGCGCTTCCGTCTCCCTGCCCGATCTCGACGTCGCTCATCTCGTCAAGGGCGGCGCGAGCCCGCGCGGCCTCGCCTTTCTCGTCGCCGCGGCGCGCGTGCGCGCCTTTCTCGAAGGCCGCGACTATCTCGTCCCCGAGGATATTCGCGAGATCTTCATCGAGGTCATGGCGCATCGCATCTTCGTCGATCCGATCTATGCGATGCGCGGCGACGAGCCGGTGAAGCGGCTGTGCCGCGCCGTCTTCGACGCGACGCCGACGCCATGA
- a CDS encoding vWA domain-containing protein: MTGFGVEYIWVLALLPLALAPLLRSPLRASRISSSEAAPRDALSRFVAIAIKALGVGALGAAIFAAAGPYRSGAEYERVGEGADVVFLIDRSGSMNETFAGRTPSGSEESKASAARRLLQGFVDRRGHDRVGVVGFSTAPMLLMPMSDHREAIAAAIDAVDRPGLDYTNIGRGLAMALALIGSGAPDRSRAIVLVSDGAGVIDPRIQDDLRAEMKKANVNLYWLFLRTAGSAGIYDKPDPEFDTPQAAPERHLDLFFKSLRVPYRAFEAEGPEATEQAIAQIDRLERRPVLYVEKRPRDELSGILLAVALAATLALLLAKLSEARLPMREERA, from the coding sequence ATGACCGGCTTCGGCGTCGAATACATATGGGTTCTGGCGCTGCTGCCTCTCGCTCTCGCGCCGCTGCTGCGCTCTCCCTTGCGCGCCTCGCGCATCTCTTCTAGCGAGGCCGCGCCGCGCGACGCGCTGTCGCGCTTCGTTGCTATCGCGATCAAGGCGCTCGGCGTGGGCGCGCTCGGCGCCGCGATCTTCGCCGCCGCCGGCCCCTATCGTTCCGGCGCGGAATATGAGCGCGTCGGCGAAGGCGCCGACGTCGTCTTCTTGATCGATCGCAGCGGCAGCATGAACGAGACCTTCGCCGGCCGCACGCCCTCGGGGAGCGAGGAATCCAAAGCCTCCGCGGCCAGGCGCCTGCTGCAGGGATTCGTCGACCGCCGCGGCCATGATCGCGTCGGCGTCGTCGGCTTCTCCACGGCGCCCATGCTGCTGATGCCGATGTCGGACCATCGCGAGGCCATCGCCGCGGCGATCGACGCCGTCGACCGCCCGGGCCTCGACTACACCAATATCGGCCGCGGCCTCGCAATGGCGCTGGCGCTGATCGGCTCCGGCGCGCCGGATCGCTCGCGCGCCATCGTGCTCGTCTCGGACGGCGCCGGCGTGATCGATCCGCGCATCCAGGACGATCTGCGCGCGGAGATGAAGAAGGCCAATGTCAATCTCTATTGGCTGTTTCTGCGCACCGCCGGCAGCGCCGGCATCTATGACAAGCCGGACCCAGAATTCGACACGCCGCAAGCCGCGCCCGAACGTCATCTCGATCTCTTCTTCAAATCGCTGCGCGTTCCCTATCGCGCCTTCGAGGCGGAAGGCCCCGAGGCGACGGAGCAGGCGATCGCGCAGATCGACCGTTTGGAGCGACGCCCTGTGCTCTATGTCGAAAAGCGCCCGCGCGACGAGCTGAGCGGCATCCTCCTCGCCGTCGCGCTCGCTGCGACGCTCGCGCTGCTACTCGCCAAGCTGAGCGAAGCGCGCCTGCCCATGCGGGAGGAGCGCGCATGA
- a CDS encoding DUF58 domain-containing protein: MTAPQDIAYRPRGRFLSNRIGAHASSEVGGFGVFRDQTPFLRHPDARRIDLRATLRDPFGETYVRRFEQRQAIDVYAIVDLSASMGFGAKHDIAADLVASLAFSANRIGDRFGLIGCDRALRQELLFPASASRPLALRAADSLRAARASGDGAQGVLDAAAALGAARRLVFLISDFRWPAALIDRAFAAFSPHDAIPIAIVDSSEETPPRWGLLELVDAETGARRLEVMRPALQARWIDDERRRFAEIARLANGRARPPIILRDRFDALELGRGLTAA, translated from the coding sequence ATGACCGCGCCGCAGGACATCGCCTATCGGCCGCGCGGGCGGTTCCTGTCCAATCGGATCGGCGCGCATGCGTCGAGCGAGGTCGGCGGCTTCGGCGTGTTTCGCGATCAAACGCCGTTTCTGCGCCACCCGGACGCGCGCCGCATCGACCTCCGCGCGACCTTGCGCGATCCCTTCGGCGAAACCTATGTGCGGCGCTTCGAGCAGCGGCAGGCCATCGACGTCTATGCGATCGTCGATCTGTCCGCGTCCATGGGCTTTGGCGCCAAGCACGACATCGCGGCCGATCTCGTCGCCTCTCTGGCCTTTTCCGCCAATCGCATCGGCGACCGCTTCGGACTGATCGGCTGTGATCGCGCATTGCGGCAAGAGCTTCTCTTTCCAGCGAGCGCATCGCGACCGCTCGCGCTGCGCGCCGCCGACAGCCTGCGCGCCGCGCGCGCCAGCGGCGACGGGGCGCAGGGCGTTCTCGACGCCGCCGCCGCGCTCGGCGCCGCGCGGCGGCTCGTGTTTCTGATCTCGGATTTCCGCTGGCCGGCGGCGCTGATCGACCGCGCCTTCGCGGCCTTCTCGCCGCATGATGCGATCCCCATCGCCATCGTCGATTCCTCGGAGGAGACGCCGCCGCGCTGGGGGCTGCTCGAGCTCGTCGACGCGGAGACCGGCGCGCGCCGCCTCGAAGTGATGCGCCCGGCGCTGCAGGCCCGCTGGATCGATGACGAACGCCGCCGTTTCGCCGAGATCGCGCGCCTCGCCAATGGTCGCGCGCGTCCGCCGATCATTCTGCGCGATCGCTTCGATGCGCTCGAGCTCGGCCGCGGCCTGACGGCGGCGTGA
- a CDS encoding response regulator transcription factor, translating to MRVLIVDDHPMVIEGCRGMLSGQADIEVIEAHDAEAALKSHASSAPDVTVLDINLPDASGFDLLRSLLERDAQSKIIVFTMNDDPMFAARSIEQGARGYVAKNEDPASFVKAIRAVAGGERYLSGDLALKVAFSDKRTGNPLDVLNERELDILRHLADGKDMTEMAFAMKVSYKTIANSCALLKRKLGARSRSDLIRIAVENRLSKKLG from the coding sequence ATGCGCGTCCTCATCGTCGACGACCATCCCATGGTGATCGAGGGATGTCGCGGCATGCTCTCGGGGCAGGCCGATATAGAGGTCATCGAAGCGCATGACGCCGAGGCGGCGCTGAAGTCGCACGCTTCCTCCGCTCCGGACGTGACCGTTCTCGACATCAACCTCCCCGACGCTTCGGGTTTCGATCTTCTGCGCTCTCTGCTGGAGCGCGACGCTCAGTCCAAGATCATCGTCTTCACGATGAATGACGATCCGATGTTCGCGGCGCGCTCGATCGAGCAGGGCGCGCGCGGCTATGTGGCCAAGAACGAGGACCCCGCGAGCTTCGTCAAGGCCATTCGCGCGGTCGCCGGCGGCGAGCGCTATCTCTCCGGCGATCTCGCGCTCAAGGTCGCCTTCTCGGACAAGCGCACCGGCAATCCGCTCGACGTGCTCAACGAGCGCGAGCTCGACATTCTGCGCCATCTCGCCGACGGCAAGGACATGACCGAAATGGCCTTCGCGATGAAGGTGTCCTACAAGACCATCGCCAACAGCTGCGCGCTGCTGAAGCGCAAGCTCGGCGCGCGCTCGCGCTCCGATCTCATTCGCATCGCGGTGGAGAACCGCTTGTCGAAGAAGCTCGGCTGA
- the moxG gene encoding cytochrome c(L), periplasmic, with the protein MTRNKKSASILLCCALMSSIATTALGQSSSLGFHNTVTGEPLDFNEALPEGRDTPGVKKFLETGVDPYIEDKSCLKQGEQIFLSACSGCHGHLGEGKIGPGLNDSYWTYPDNATDVGLFSTIFGGAQASMGPQYGNLTLDEMLKVMAWVRHLYKDGVADAPWFTEAQKKAYKPYQQGETFPDDAPGLCAPAKGK; encoded by the coding sequence GTGACCAGGAACAAGAAAAGCGCGTCCATTCTGCTGTGCTGCGCGTTGATGAGCTCGATTGCGACAACGGCCCTCGGCCAATCGTCGTCACTCGGCTTTCACAACACGGTCACCGGCGAGCCCCTCGACTTCAACGAGGCTCTACCGGAAGGGCGCGACACGCCCGGCGTGAAGAAATTCTTGGAGACGGGCGTCGATCCTTATATCGAGGACAAGAGCTGTCTCAAGCAGGGCGAGCAGATTTTCCTCTCCGCCTGTTCCGGCTGTCATGGCCACCTCGGCGAGGGCAAGATCGGTCCCGGCCTCAACGACAGCTATTGGACCTATCCGGACAATGCGACCGATGTGGGCCTGTTCTCCACCATCTTCGGCGGCGCGCAAGCGTCGATGGGCCCGCAATACGGCAATCTGACGCTCGACGAAATGTTGAAGGTGATGGCTTGGGTCCGGCACCTCTACAAGGACGGCGTCGCCGATGCGCCCTGGTTCACCGAAGCGCAGAAGAAGGCCTACAAGCCCTATCAGCAGGGCGAAACATTCCCGGACGACGCCCCCGGCCTCTGCGCCCCGGCGAAAGGGAAATAA
- a CDS encoding vWA domain-containing protein, translated as MMRPDWRDPRLWSLLAAAALLASSFLAPRLAVARPGYDALLVVDITGSMNTRDYAAGGRPQSRLDAVKTALRETIAGLPCASRVALGVFAERRPFLLYEPIETCGNFALIGASIDALDWRMGWEGDSHIAAGLYRAIDLAKELHADLLFFTDGQEAPPLPASGGPSFDGAPGETRGLIVGVGGYELSPIPKFNDEGREIGFYGLDDVPHENRHGLPPPGAEQREGYNARNAPFGATMAAGVEHLSSVREPYLRTLAQTTGLAYAHLEGAAALARAYESAATPRRREAMLDLRPVFGASASALLLVAFLATPVLEWSAARRSRNARPERRET; from the coding sequence ATGATGCGGCCCGATTGGCGCGATCCGCGGCTCTGGTCGCTGCTCGCCGCGGCGGCGCTGCTGGCGTCGAGCTTCCTCGCGCCGCGCCTCGCCGTCGCGCGCCCGGGCTATGACGCGCTGCTCGTCGTCGACATCACCGGCAGCATGAACACGCGCGATTACGCCGCGGGCGGTCGTCCGCAGAGCCGGCTCGACGCGGTGAAGACGGCGCTGCGCGAGACGATCGCTGGCCTTCCCTGCGCCTCGCGCGTCGCGCTCGGCGTGTTCGCGGAGCGCCGGCCCTTTCTCCTCTATGAGCCGATCGAGACCTGCGGAAATTTCGCGCTCATCGGCGCCTCGATCGACGCGCTCGATTGGCGCATGGGCTGGGAAGGCGACAGCCATATCGCCGCCGGTCTCTATCGCGCAATCGATTTGGCGAAGGAGCTGCACGCGGATCTGCTGTTCTTCACCGACGGACAAGAGGCGCCGCCGTTGCCGGCGTCCGGCGGCCCGAGCTTCGACGGCGCGCCGGGGGAGACGCGAGGGCTGATCGTCGGCGTCGGCGGCTATGAATTGTCGCCGATTCCGAAATTCAACGACGAAGGCCGCGAGATCGGCTTCTACGGCCTGGACGACGTGCCGCATGAGAATCGCCACGGCCTGCCGCCGCCGGGCGCCGAGCAGCGCGAAGGCTACAACGCCCGCAACGCGCCCTTCGGCGCGACCATGGCGGCAGGCGTCGAGCATCTCTCGTCGGTGCGCGAGCCCTATCTGCGCACGCTCGCGCAGACCACCGGGCTCGCCTATGCGCATCTCGAAGGCGCCGCAGCGCTGGCGCGCGCCTATGAATCCGCCGCGACGCCGCGGCGGCGCGAAGCGATGCTGGATCTGCGTCCCGTCTTCGGCGCGTCGGCCAGCGCGCTGCTGCTCGTCGCCTTTCTCGCGACGCCCGTGCTCGAATGGTCGGCGGCGCGTCGAAGCAGAAACGCACGCCCCGAAAGGAGAGAAACATGA
- a CDS encoding SRPBCC family protein — MKAIVTTLLAALLVSPALAHGPTPIKVNESITIAADPKAVWAVAGKFDGLAAWHPDIASVKATGGDAVGAERELTFRKGGVLKESLDEYDPAAFKYSYRMADPNLDVLPISSYSVTFTIKPAAGGGSDVQWYGRLYRGDTGNEPPENLSDDAARTAMSEFLSSGLQGLKRKVEGK; from the coding sequence ATGAAAGCAATCGTCACGACGCTGCTCGCCGCGCTGCTGGTTTCGCCGGCGCTCGCGCATGGTCCGACGCCGATCAAGGTGAACGAGTCGATCACCATCGCCGCCGATCCGAAGGCCGTCTGGGCCGTCGCCGGCAAATTCGATGGGCTCGCCGCCTGGCATCCGGACATTGCGAGCGTGAAGGCGACCGGCGGGGACGCCGTCGGCGCGGAGCGCGAGCTCACCTTCCGCAAGGGCGGCGTGCTCAAGGAGAGCCTCGACGAATATGATCCGGCTGCGTTCAAATATTCCTATCGCATGGCCGATCCCAATCTCGACGTGCTGCCGATCAGCTCCTATTCGGTGACCTTCACGATCAAGCCGGCGGCCGGCGGCGGCAGCGATGTGCAATGGTATGGCCGTCTCTATCGCGGCGACACCGGCAATGAGCCGCCGGAAAATCTGAGCGACGACGCGGCGCGCACGGCGATGTCGGAATTTCTGTCGTCGGGCCTGCAAGGATTGAAGCGCAAGGTCGAAGGAAAATAA